In a genomic window of Gigantopelta aegis isolate Gae_Host chromosome 9, Gae_host_genome, whole genome shotgun sequence:
- the LOC121382283 gene encoding galaxin-like: MSVLSFALCLFVVLCMQTQDTSAWFSGSVCGHTTYNPTIRMCCSGNVVSKSGLRPSCCGRQNYDATFRMCCGGNVVSKSGLRPSCCGRQNYDATFRMCCGGNVVSKSGLRPSCCGRQNYDATFRMCCAGNIVSKSGMRPSCCGNQHYDAAFRQCCNGRIC, from the exons ATGTCAGTTTTGAGTTTTGCGTTGTGTTTGTTCGTTGTCCTCTGCATGCAGACACAGGATACATCGGCGTGGTTTTCAGGAA gtgTCTGTGGTCACACGACATACAACCCGACGATTCGCATGTGCTGTTCAGGAAACGTAGTGTCCAAAAGCGGTTTAAGACCTTCATGTTGTGGACGCCAAAACTACGATGCCACATTCCGAATGTGCTGTGGAGGGAACGTGGTGTCCAAAAGCGGTTTAAGACCTTCATGTTGTGGACGCCAAAACTACGATGCCACATTCCGAATGTGCTGTGGAGGGAACGTGGTGTCCAAAAGCGGCTTAAGACCTTCATGTTGTGGACGCCAAAACTACGATGCCACATTCCGAATGTGCTGTGCAGGGAACATAGTGTCCAAAAGTGGAATGAGACCATCATGTTGTGGAAACCAACATTATGATGCCGCGTTCAGGCAGTGTTGCAATGGTCGTATTTGCTAA